One region of Streptomyces davaonensis JCM 4913 genomic DNA includes:
- a CDS encoding nucleotidyltransferase family protein, whose protein sequence is MTQNEQQVAGLILAAGGGRRLGGRPKALLEHRGRPLVEHAVGVLRTAGCVRVHVVLGASAAAVRERARLGDCVLVDNPEWERGMGTSLRVGLDSLAGTGARAALVSLVDQPGIGPDAVARVLAAYAGEASLVSAAYDGVRGHPVLFGAAHWAGIARAATGDQGARGYLKEHAAAVRLVECGDVARPYDIDTEADLSHLE, encoded by the coding sequence ATGACGCAGAACGAACAGCAGGTGGCCGGGCTGATCCTCGCCGCGGGCGGGGGCCGGCGGCTCGGCGGACGGCCCAAAGCCCTGCTCGAACACCGCGGACGTCCGCTCGTCGAACACGCGGTCGGGGTCCTGCGTACGGCCGGCTGCGTCCGGGTCCATGTGGTGCTCGGGGCGAGTGCCGCGGCCGTACGGGAGCGGGCGCGACTCGGGGACTGTGTGCTGGTGGACAACCCCGAGTGGGAGCGGGGGATGGGGACCTCGTTGCGGGTGGGTCTCGACTCGCTCGCCGGGACCGGGGCGCGGGCGGCGCTGGTCTCGTTGGTCGATCAGCCCGGGATCGGCCCGGACGCGGTGGCCCGGGTGCTCGCCGCCTATGCCGGGGAGGCGTCGCTGGTCTCGGCGGCCTACGACGGCGTACGGGGGCATCCGGTGCTGTTCGGGGCCGCGCACTGGGCGGGGATCGCGCGGGCCGCGACCGGGGATCAAGGGGCGCGTGGGTACCTGAAGGAGCATGCCGCGGCGGTCCGGCTCGTCGAGTGCGGGGACGTGGCCCGGCCGTACGACATCGACACCGAAGCCGACCTGAGCCACCTTGAGTGA
- the allB gene encoding allantoinase AllB, protein MSEAELVLRSTRVITPEGTRAACVAVSAGKIAAVLPYDASVGNARVEDLGDDVLLPGLVDTHVHVNDPGRTEWEGFWTATRAAAAGGITTLVDMPLNSLPPTTTVDNLRVKRQVAADKAHIDVGFWGGALPDNVKDLRPLHEAGVFGFKAFLSPSGVDEFPHLDQERLARSLAEIASFGGLLIVHAEDPHHLAAAPQRSGPRYADFLASRPRDAEDTAIAQLIAQAKRLDARVHVLHLSSSDAVPLIAAAKAEGVHVTAETCPHYLTLTAEEVPDGASEFKCCPPIRESANQDLLWQALADGTIDCVVTDHSPSTADLKTDDFSTAWGGISGLQLSLAAVWTEARRRGHGLEEVVRWMSSRTAELVGLSATKGAIDAGRDADFAVLAPDETFTVDPAALQHRNRVTAYAGKTLYGVVKSTWLRGERVVVNGEFTEPKGRLLTRTP, encoded by the coding sequence GTGTCCGAAGCAGAACTGGTGCTGCGCTCGACACGCGTCATCACTCCGGAGGGAACACGGGCCGCGTGCGTCGCGGTCTCCGCCGGAAAGATCGCGGCCGTGCTGCCGTACGACGCTTCCGTCGGGAACGCCCGGGTCGAGGACCTCGGCGACGACGTCCTGCTCCCTGGCCTGGTCGACACCCATGTGCACGTCAACGACCCCGGCCGGACCGAATGGGAAGGCTTCTGGACCGCGACGCGCGCGGCAGCGGCCGGCGGTATCACCACGCTGGTGGACATGCCGCTCAACTCCCTCCCGCCGACCACGACGGTCGACAACCTCCGGGTGAAGCGGCAAGTCGCGGCCGACAAGGCGCACATCGACGTCGGCTTCTGGGGCGGCGCGCTGCCCGACAACGTCAAGGACCTGCGCCCGCTGCACGAGGCGGGGGTGTTCGGCTTCAAGGCGTTCCTGTCACCGTCCGGAGTGGACGAGTTCCCGCACCTGGACCAGGAACGGCTGGCCCGGTCCCTGGCCGAGATCGCCTCCTTCGGCGGCCTGCTGATCGTGCACGCGGAGGACCCGCACCACCTGGCGGCGGCACCGCAGCGCAGTGGCCCCAGGTACGCGGACTTCCTGGCCTCGCGTCCGCGGGACGCCGAGGACACGGCGATCGCACAACTCATCGCGCAGGCGAAGCGGTTGGACGCGCGCGTGCACGTACTCCATCTGTCCTCCTCGGACGCCGTCCCGCTGATCGCGGCGGCGAAGGCGGAGGGCGTACACGTCACGGCGGAGACCTGCCCGCACTATCTGACCCTGACCGCCGAGGAAGTCCCCGACGGCGCGAGCGAGTTCAAGTGCTGCCCGCCCATCCGGGAGTCCGCCAACCAGGACCTGCTCTGGCAGGCGCTGGCGGACGGCACGATCGACTGTGTGGTGACCGACCACTCCCCGTCGACGGCCGACTTGAAGACGGACGACTTCTCCACGGCCTGGGGCGGCATCTCCGGCCTCCAGTTGAGCCTCGCGGCGGTGTGGACGGAGGCGCGCAGGCGCGGGCACGGCTTGGAGGAGGTGGTGCGCTGGATGTCGTCTCGTACGGCCGAGTTGGTGGGGCTGTCCGCGACCAAGGGCGCCATCGATGCGGGCCGTGACGCCGACTTCGCGGTCCTCGCCCCCGACGAGACGTTCACCGTGGACCCGGCGGCCCTTCAGCACCGCAACCGGGTGACGGCGTACGCGGGCAAGACCCTGTACGGAGTGGTGAAGTCGACGTGGCTGCGCGGCGAACGCGTGGTCGTGAACGGCGAGTTCACGGAGCCGAAGGGGCGCCTGCTGACCCGCACCCCGTGA
- a CDS encoding SelT/SelW/SelH family protein, translating to MSGRVEIEYCTQCRWLPRAAWLAQELLTTFEAELTELALKPGKGGVFVVRVDDEVVWDRREQGFPEPTAVKQAVRDRVAPGKSLGHSEKPAS from the coding sequence ATGAGTGGCCGGGTAGAGATCGAGTACTGCACCCAGTGCCGCTGGCTGCCCCGCGCGGCCTGGCTGGCGCAGGAGCTGCTCACCACCTTCGAGGCGGAGCTGACCGAACTGGCCCTGAAACCGGGCAAGGGCGGGGTGTTCGTCGTGCGCGTGGACGACGAGGTGGTGTGGGACCGCCGGGAGCAGGGCTTTCCCGAGCCCACGGCGGTCAAGCAGGCCGTACGCGACCGAGTGGCCCCGGGGAAGTCCCTGGGCCACTCGGAGAAACCGGCGTCCTGA
- a CDS encoding dihydrofolate reductase family protein has translation MGKLVSTIFVTLDGVYQAPGGREEDSRGGFEHGGWVFPYDDEDFGRFISGVFDRAGAFLLGRRTYDIFSSYWPKVTDPEDPVASRLNSLPKYVASTTLTDPDWAGTTVIDGDLAKEVTALKERTDGELQIHGSGALVHSLLGTGVLDTLHLLTFPVVLGTGHRLFPEGTTPTAFRNTGGSVTSKGVSIQSYDLAGKPEYGTFGLPEDA, from the coding sequence ATGGGCAAGCTCGTCTCCACCATCTTCGTCACCCTCGACGGCGTCTATCAGGCCCCCGGCGGCCGCGAGGAGGACAGCCGCGGCGGCTTCGAACACGGCGGCTGGGTCTTTCCGTACGACGACGAGGACTTCGGCCGGTTCATCAGCGGCGTCTTCGACCGCGCCGGCGCCTTCCTCCTCGGCCGCCGTACCTACGACATCTTCAGCAGCTACTGGCCCAAGGTCACCGACCCCGAGGACCCGGTCGCCTCACGGCTGAACTCGCTGCCGAAGTACGTCGCCTCCACCACCCTCACGGACCCGGACTGGGCCGGCACCACCGTGATCGACGGCGACCTCGCCAAGGAGGTGACCGCCCTGAAGGAGCGCACCGACGGCGAACTCCAGATCCACGGCAGCGGCGCGCTCGTCCATTCCCTGCTGGGCACCGGCGTCCTGGACACGCTGCACCTGCTGACCTTCCCGGTCGTACTGGGCACGGGCCACCGCCTCTTCCCCGAGGGCACCACCCCGACCGCCTTCCGCAACACCGGCGGCAGCGTCACCTCAAAGGGAGTCTCCATCCAGTCGTACGACCTGGCGGGAAAGCCGGAGTACGGCACGTTCGGGCTCCCCGAGGACGCCTGA
- a CDS encoding SDR family NAD(P)-dependent oxidoreductase — MTTYDETLSLDDKVALVTGGSRGIGAATAVRLARAGADVAVTYVNGKEAAEDVVRAVSALGRRGVALRADSSDAGEAAGAVARTAEALGRLDVLVNNVGVGVLGPLASLSLDEVDRVLAVNVRGVFLASQAAAARMPEGGGGRIITIGTCMTQRVPGPGGTLYAMSKSALVGMTKALARELGPSGVTANIIHPGPIDTDMNPADGPYAPAQAAMTALGRFGTVEEVAATVVHLAGASYVTGAEFSVDGGHAA, encoded by the coding sequence ATGACTACTTACGACGAAACCCTCTCCCTCGACGACAAGGTGGCCCTTGTGACCGGTGGCAGCCGGGGCATCGGGGCGGCGACGGCGGTACGGCTGGCTCGGGCCGGGGCGGATGTGGCCGTGACCTATGTGAACGGCAAGGAGGCGGCGGAGGACGTCGTCCGGGCGGTTTCCGCGCTCGGGCGGCGGGGTGTGGCGCTGCGTGCGGACTCCTCGGACGCCGGGGAGGCGGCGGGGGCGGTGGCACGTACGGCGGAGGCGCTGGGGCGTCTCGATGTGCTGGTGAACAACGTAGGTGTGGGGGTGCTCGGGCCGCTCGCCTCGCTGTCTCTGGATGAGGTGGACCGGGTGCTGGCCGTCAATGTGCGCGGGGTGTTTCTGGCGTCTCAGGCGGCTGCCGCGCGGATGCCGGAGGGGGGTGGTGGGCGGATCATCACGATCGGGACGTGCATGACGCAGCGGGTGCCGGGGCCTGGGGGGACGTTGTACGCCATGAGCAAGTCGGCGCTGGTCGGGATGACGAAGGCGCTGGCCCGGGAGCTGGGGCCCTCGGGCGTCACGGCGAACATCATCCACCCCGGGCCGATCGACACGGACATGAACCCGGCGGACGGTCCTTACGCGCCCGCGCAGGCAGCGATGACGGCACTGGGTCGCTTCGGCACGGTGGAGGAGGTGGCGGCGACGGTGGTGCATCTGGCGGGGGCGTCGTATGTGACGGGGGCGGAGTTCTCGGTGGACGGCGGTCACGCGGCCTGA
- the aceB gene encoding malate synthase A, producing MSAPAPSPLAIVDAEPLPRQEEVLTDAALAFVAELHRRFTPRRDELLARRAERRAEIARTSTLDFLPETAAIRADDSWKVAPAPAALNDRRVEITGPTDRKMTINALNSGARIWLADFEDASAPTWENVVLGQVNMADAYTRNIDFTDERTGKSYALRPAEELATVVMRPRGWHLNERHLVDADGTPVPGALVDFGLYFFHNAQRLLDLGKGPYFYLPKTESHLEARLWNDVFVFAQDYVGIPQGTVRATVLIETITAAYEMEEILYELRDHASGLNAGRWDYLFSIVKNFRDGGPRFVLPDRNAVTMTAPFMRAYTELLVRTCHKRSAHAIGGMAAFIPSRRDEEVNKVAFEKVKADKDREANDGFDGSWVAHPDLVPIAMASFDAVLGEKPNQKDRLREDVDVKAEDLIAVDSLAAKPTYNGLVNAVQVGIRYIEAWLRGLGAVAIFNLMEDAATAEISRSQIWQWINAGVQFENGEKATPELARKVAAEELRNIRAELGDEAFAAGHWQQAHDLLLEVSLDEDYADFLTLPAYEQLKG from the coding sequence ATGTCCGCACCAGCGCCGTCCCCGCTGGCCATCGTCGACGCCGAGCCCCTGCCCCGGCAGGAGGAGGTACTCACCGACGCGGCCCTTGCCTTCGTGGCCGAGCTGCACCGTCGGTTCACGCCCCGGCGTGACGAGCTCCTCGCCCGCCGTGCCGAGCGCCGCGCCGAGATCGCCCGCACCTCCACGCTCGACTTCCTCCCGGAGACCGCCGCGATCCGCGCGGACGACTCCTGGAAGGTGGCCCCGGCCCCCGCCGCGCTGAACGACCGGCGGGTGGAGATCACCGGCCCCACCGACCGCAAGATGACCATCAACGCCCTCAACTCCGGCGCCCGGATCTGGCTCGCCGACTTCGAGGACGCCTCGGCGCCGACGTGGGAGAACGTCGTCCTCGGCCAGGTGAACATGGCCGACGCGTACACCCGGAACATCGACTTCACGGACGAGCGCACCGGCAAGTCCTACGCCCTGCGCCCGGCCGAGGAGCTGGCGACGGTCGTCATGCGCCCCCGCGGCTGGCACCTGAACGAGCGCCACCTCGTCGACGCCGACGGCACCCCGGTCCCCGGCGCCCTCGTCGACTTCGGCCTCTACTTCTTCCACAACGCCCAGCGTCTGCTCGACCTCGGCAAGGGCCCGTACTTCTACCTCCCGAAGACCGAGTCGCACCTGGAGGCCCGCCTCTGGAACGACGTGTTCGTCTTCGCGCAGGACTACGTCGGCATCCCGCAGGGCACCGTCCGCGCCACCGTGCTGATCGAGACGATCACCGCCGCCTACGAGATGGAGGAGATCCTCTACGAACTCCGCGACCACGCCTCCGGGTTGAACGCGGGCCGCTGGGACTACCTGTTCTCCATCGTCAAGAACTTCCGGGACGGCGGCCCCCGGTTCGTGCTGCCGGACCGCAACGCCGTGACGATGACCGCCCCGTTCATGCGGGCGTACACCGAACTCCTCGTCCGCACCTGCCACAAGCGCAGCGCGCACGCCATCGGCGGTATGGCGGCGTTCATCCCGTCCCGCCGGGACGAGGAGGTCAACAAGGTCGCGTTCGAGAAGGTGAAGGCGGACAAGGACCGGGAGGCGAACGACGGGTTCGACGGCTCCTGGGTCGCCCACCCCGACCTGGTGCCGATCGCGATGGCTTCCTTCGACGCCGTGCTGGGCGAGAAGCCGAACCAGAAGGACCGGCTGCGCGAGGACGTCGACGTCAAGGCCGAGGACCTCATCGCCGTCGACTCCCTCGCCGCCAAGCCGACGTACAACGGCCTGGTCAACGCCGTTCAGGTGGGCATCCGTTACATCGAGGCCTGGCTGCGCGGGCTCGGCGCGGTCGCCATCTTCAACCTCATGGAGGACGCGGCCACCGCCGAGATCTCCCGCTCCCAGATCTGGCAGTGGATCAACGCGGGCGTGCAGTTCGAGAACGGCGAGAAGGCCACGCCCGAGCTGGCCCGCAAGGTCGCCGCCGAGGAACTCCGGAACATCAGGGCCGAACTCGGCGACGAGGCCTTCGCGGCGGGCCACTGGCAGCAGGCCCACGATCTGCTGCTGGAGGTCTCGCTGGACGAGGACTACGCGGACTTCCTCACCCTGCCCGCGTACGAGCAGCTCAAGGGCTGA
- a CDS encoding IclR family transcriptional regulator: MPTSSASTTDSAKSASGGVQSLERAFDLLERMADAGGEVGLSELSASSGLPLPTIHRLMRTLVACGYVRQQPNRRYALGPRLIRLGESASRLLGTWARPYLARLVEETGETANMALLDGDEIVYVAQVPSKHSMRMFTEVGRRVLPHSTGVGKALLAHTPAGEVRALLSRTGMPAATEKTITTADGFLAALEDVRRLGYAVDDNEQEIGVRCVAVSVPDSPTAAAISISGPAGRVTEETTERIVPVLQQIAQELSEALATQNPA; this comes from the coding sequence GTGCCGACGTCCAGCGCCAGCACCACCGACTCCGCCAAGTCCGCCAGCGGTGGCGTCCAGTCACTCGAGCGCGCCTTCGACCTGCTGGAGCGGATGGCGGACGCCGGCGGCGAGGTGGGCCTGAGCGAGCTGTCCGCGAGCAGCGGGCTCCCGCTGCCGACCATCCACCGTCTGATGCGCACCCTGGTGGCCTGCGGCTACGTCCGCCAGCAACCCAACCGGCGCTATGCGCTCGGCCCGCGGCTGATCCGGCTCGGCGAGTCCGCCTCCCGGCTGCTCGGCACCTGGGCACGCCCCTACCTCGCCCGGCTGGTCGAGGAGACCGGCGAGACCGCGAACATGGCACTGCTGGACGGGGACGAGATCGTCTACGTCGCCCAGGTGCCCTCCAAGCACTCGATGCGGATGTTCACCGAGGTGGGCCGACGCGTCCTGCCGCACTCCACGGGCGTCGGCAAGGCCCTGCTGGCGCACACCCCGGCCGGCGAGGTGCGGGCGCTGCTCTCCCGGACGGGCATGCCGGCCGCCACCGAGAAGACGATCACCACCGCGGACGGTTTCCTCGCGGCCCTGGAGGACGTACGCCGGCTCGGGTACGCCGTGGACGACAACGAGCAGGAGATCGGGGTCCGCTGTGTCGCGGTGTCGGTGCCCGACTCCCCCACCGCGGCCGCCATCTCCATCTCCGGTCCTGCGGGCCGGGTCACCGAGGAGACCACCGAGCGGATCGTGCCGGTGCTCCAGCAGATCGCCCAGGAGCTGTCCGAGGCGCTGGCCACCCAGAACCCCGCATGA
- a CDS encoding HipA family kinase, which yields MLRDVTAVRYVTPLRSGGSVPAVVEADDLGTYVVKFTGSAQGRKALVAEVIVGELARALGLRFPELVLVHFDPAIADDEPHQEVRELHSASAGVNLGMDFLPGAKDFTPEIAQRFPVDPLEAGRIIWLDALTVNVDRTVHSSNLMVWPTLGTVPPRLWLIDHGAALVFHHRWDTSDPAKAYDLRHHALGHSTPDTRAADAELAPKVTEELLRAIAAEVPDAWLLDEPGFATAEQAREAYVGYLHARVRASASWLPTDFPTREELAAEEAQRAARTQQGRPAWLKQVPDLHGKPAAEQDWSVHLG from the coding sequence GTGCTGCGCGACGTGACTGCTGTTCGATACGTGACCCCCCTGCGGTCGGGCGGCTCCGTGCCCGCTGTCGTCGAGGCCGACGACCTCGGCACGTACGTCGTCAAGTTCACCGGCTCCGCGCAGGGCCGCAAGGCGCTGGTCGCCGAGGTGATCGTGGGGGAGCTGGCGCGGGCCCTCGGGCTGCGCTTCCCCGAGCTGGTGCTGGTGCACTTCGACCCGGCGATCGCGGACGACGAACCCCACCAGGAGGTGCGGGAACTCCACAGTGCCAGCGCCGGGGTCAACCTCGGGATGGACTTCCTCCCGGGCGCGAAGGACTTCACGCCGGAGATCGCCCAGCGCTTCCCGGTCGATCCCCTGGAGGCGGGCCGGATCATCTGGCTGGACGCCCTCACCGTCAACGTCGACCGCACGGTGCACAGCTCCAACCTGATGGTCTGGCCCACCCTGGGCACCGTGCCCCCGCGCCTGTGGCTGATCGACCACGGCGCCGCCCTCGTCTTCCACCACCGCTGGGACACCTCCGACCCCGCGAAGGCCTACGACCTCCGCCACCACGCCCTCGGCCACTCCACCCCGGACACCCGCGCCGCCGACGCCGAGCTGGCGCCCAAGGTCACCGAGGAACTGCTGCGCGCGATCGCGGCCGAGGTGCCGGACGCCTGGCTGCTGGACGAGCCCGGGTTCGCCACCGCCGAGCAGGCCCGCGAGGCGTACGTCGGCTACCTCCACGCGCGCGTGCGGGCCTCGGCGTCCTGGCTGCCCACCGACTTCCCCACCCGGGAGGAACTCGCCGCCGAGGAGGCCCAGCGCGCGGCGAGGACACAGCAAGGACGCCCCGCGTGGCTCAAGCAGGTCCCCGACCTGCACGGCAAGCCCGCGGCCGAACAGGATTGGTCGGTGCACCTCGGATGA
- a CDS encoding DUF6304 family protein: MTGLMRWPGRYTDRHGSQEVVFESDGRELIRTTIRGVRFEGGTMDTLGAPTGEPPEPMFVLRDGDLWSCLLEWGLTMPVEVGGEGERIATLHCALNLWYPEETEDLTVTLRLDGRELSAAHPDFEDALHEIGAALPVDTRLKACISCAWSDYSPVGHSMMTGLACFRDAKDLYRRCDGKHGPWGIFEIWPQRTEFVQETWLCEQFEHRTSDRGYRGPFPFRGWS, encoded by the coding sequence ATGACCGGCTTAATGCGCTGGCCGGGCCGGTACACCGACCGGCACGGGTCGCAGGAGGTCGTCTTCGAGTCCGACGGCCGCGAGCTGATTCGTACGACGATCAGGGGCGTCCGCTTCGAGGGCGGGACCATGGACACACTCGGCGCGCCGACCGGGGAGCCGCCCGAGCCGATGTTCGTGCTGCGCGACGGGGATCTGTGGTCCTGCCTGCTGGAGTGGGGACTGACGATGCCCGTGGAGGTCGGGGGCGAGGGCGAGCGGATCGCGACCCTGCACTGCGCGCTGAACCTCTGGTATCCCGAGGAGACGGAGGACCTGACCGTCACCCTGCGCCTCGACGGGCGCGAACTGAGCGCCGCCCACCCCGACTTCGAGGACGCGCTGCACGAGATCGGGGCCGCGCTGCCGGTCGACACCCGGCTCAAGGCGTGCATCTCGTGCGCCTGGTCCGACTACAGTCCGGTCGGCCACAGCATGATGACCGGGCTGGCCTGTTTCCGTGACGCCAAGGATCTCTACCGGCGGTGCGACGGCAAGCACGGGCCTTGGGGCATCTTCGAGATCTGGCCCCAGCGCACCGAGTTCGTCCAGGAGACCTGGCTGTGCGAGCAGTTCGAGCACCGGACGTCGGACCGGGGCTATCGGGGGCCGTTCCCCTTCCGTGGGTGGAGCTAG
- a CDS encoding DUF5955 family protein, whose product MLRSLGQRPVTGSNEDPRVAELRTAVSRLRRELAALPAEFPDRAIAEDELAAMAAMAIGGAPEIPRLQRSLLLIAGAIGSVSALAPRLKDVRNAVDLFGERRS is encoded by the coding sequence GTGTTGCGGAGCTTGGGGCAGAGGCCGGTGACCGGCAGCAACGAGGATCCGAGAGTGGCGGAACTGCGGACCGCGGTGTCCCGGCTGCGCCGCGAACTCGCCGCGCTCCCGGCCGAGTTCCCGGACCGGGCGATCGCGGAGGACGAACTCGCGGCCATGGCCGCGATGGCGATCGGCGGAGCGCCGGAGATCCCTCGCTTACAGCGGTCGTTACTGCTGATCGCCGGGGCGATCGGCTCGGTGAGCGCGTTGGCGCCGCGGCTGAAGGACGTACGGAACGCGGTGGATCTGTTCGGGGAGCGGCGCTCCTAG
- the alc gene encoding allantoicase, whose translation MTAIVSFTGDANPYGGGDPYADYRTADFPFTQYANLADRQLGAGVIAANDEFFAQRENLLVPARAEFDPEHFGHKGKIMDGWETRRRRGASAEHPWPTAEDHDWALVRLGAPGVIRGIVVDTAHFRGNYPQAVSIEATSVGGSPSPEELLGDDVKWTTLVPRTPVGGHAANGFAVSVEQRFTHVRVNQHPDGGVARLRVYGEVVPDPSWLAALGTFDVVALENGGQVEDASNLFYSPATNTIQPGRSRKMDDGWETRRRRDQGNDWIQYRLVAQSQIRAIEIDTAYLKGNSAGWASVSIRDGESGDWQEIVPRTRLQPDTNHRFLLPTPAVGTHARVDIYPDGGISRLRLFGSLTERGTRSLETRHQELGG comes from the coding sequence GTGACGGCGATTGTGAGTTTCACCGGCGACGCGAACCCCTACGGAGGCGGTGACCCGTACGCGGACTACCGCACCGCCGACTTCCCCTTCACCCAGTACGCCAACCTCGCCGACCGGCAGCTCGGGGCCGGTGTCATCGCCGCCAACGACGAGTTCTTCGCCCAGCGCGAGAACCTGCTGGTGCCCGCGCGGGCGGAGTTCGACCCCGAGCACTTCGGGCACAAGGGCAAGATCATGGACGGCTGGGAGACGCGGCGGCGACGTGGCGCGTCGGCGGAGCACCCGTGGCCGACGGCGGAGGACCACGACTGGGCGCTGGTGCGGCTGGGCGCGCCGGGCGTGATCCGCGGCATCGTGGTCGACACGGCCCACTTCCGGGGCAACTACCCGCAGGCGGTGTCGATCGAGGCCACCTCGGTCGGGGGCTCGCCGTCACCCGAGGAACTGCTGGGCGACGACGTGAAGTGGACGACGCTGGTACCGCGCACGCCGGTGGGCGGCCACGCGGCGAACGGCTTCGCGGTGTCGGTGGAGCAGCGCTTCACCCACGTCCGGGTGAACCAGCACCCTGACGGTGGCGTCGCACGCCTGCGGGTGTACGGCGAGGTGGTTCCCGACCCGTCCTGGCTCGCGGCGCTGGGCACCTTCGACGTGGTGGCGCTGGAGAACGGCGGCCAGGTGGAGGACGCGTCGAACCTGTTTTACTCCCCGGCCACGAACACGATCCAGCCGGGGCGTTCCCGCAAGATGGACGACGGCTGGGAGACCCGCCGCCGCCGCGACCAGGGCAACGACTGGATCCAGTACCGCCTGGTGGCGCAGTCGCAGATCCGCGCGATCGAGATCGACACGGCGTACCTGAAGGGGAACAGCGCGGGTTGGGCTTCGGTGTCGATCCGTGACGGTGAGTCGGGCGACTGGCAGGAAATCGTCCCCCGCACCCGCCTCCAGCCCGACACGAACCACCGCTTCCTCCTCCCGACCCCGGCGGTGGGAACCCACGCGCGCGTGGACATCTATCCGGACGGCGGAATCTCCCGCCTGCGCTTGTTCGGTTCCCTGACGGAGAGGGGCACGCGTTCCCTGGAGACCCGCCATCAGGAACTGGGCGGCTGA